In Thermotomaculum hydrothermale, a single genomic region encodes these proteins:
- a CDS encoding ATP-binding protein yields MSDFPKDVIISIEEERYWEGLGRQEMDFHQVIGELIDNSISASGKDSEGDLLPFKIEITLEKLGNKILVTVADEGIGMTVDEITEHIFSLGGKGRSEGPLNEHGFGLKNALCVLTIGNKLPWTLKTRDDEAVNQKLVYLVKGPFSSQMKLELDDITLWNKGLAHVKLDRGTRVVAETSFEFFNTLYPRARTFETLVERFIEHLGVMYRGFLNNEHNKLWLRWRILGDDERNPNNNAEWEEFRIKPIKIPYDAGGSQSTEFEVEGPEGCARAIYVRGNLDTEKVRDVSQGKPYPLKIYYQGNIPTQGIDIVVRGRVLKAGQLPEIWPDIPRHNNFNKFVGELILNDSKFRTVNNKISLNPHNPYWIRLLEKLDADDYKPQRITGAKIERDLSKKLKIMLEGHCTNSTVQRDKPIWSGAGVKVDIYHELNDGGIHIYELKAGTAAPLDAYQLLMYWDGVVKDEGKSPKVARLVAKEIPRSVENIIVEINKRKDSLGNNYQLEGKTIEELGL; encoded by the coding sequence ATGAGTGATTTTCCTAAAGATGTGATAATTTCCATCGAAGAAGAAAGATATTGGGAAGGATTAGGGAGACAAGAAATGGATTTTCATCAAGTAATAGGAGAATTAATTGATAATAGCATATCAGCCTCTGGTAAAGATTCAGAAGGTGATTTACTTCCATTCAAAATTGAGATAACATTGGAGAAATTAGGAAATAAAATATTGGTAACAGTAGCAGATGAAGGAATTGGAATGACAGTTGATGAAATAACAGAACACATTTTTTCTTTAGGTGGTAAGGGGAGATCGGAAGGACCTTTAAATGAGCATGGTTTTGGCTTGAAAAATGCTCTATGTGTCTTAACGATAGGGAACAAACTTCCTTGGACTCTTAAAACAAGAGACGACGAAGCAGTAAATCAGAAGTTGGTTTATTTAGTTAAAGGACCCTTTAGTTCCCAAATGAAATTAGAATTGGATGATATCACTTTATGGAATAAAGGACTTGCCCATGTTAAATTAGATCGTGGGACAAGAGTTGTTGCAGAGACATCTTTTGAGTTTTTCAATACATTATATCCCAGAGCAAGAACCTTTGAAACTTTGGTAGAAAGATTTATAGAACATTTAGGAGTAATGTATAGAGGATTTTTAAATAATGAACACAATAAGTTGTGGTTAAGGTGGAGAATTTTAGGGGATGATGAAAGAAATCCTAATAATAATGCTGAATGGGAAGAGTTTAGAATAAAACCAATTAAGATACCTTATGATGCAGGTGGTTCTCAATCTACAGAATTTGAAGTCGAGGGTCCAGAGGGATGTGCTAGAGCAATTTATGTTAGAGGGAATTTAGATACTGAAAAAGTAAGAGATGTTTCTCAAGGGAAACCTTATCCTTTAAAAATTTATTATCAAGGGAATATTCCAACACAAGGTATTGATATAGTTGTTAGGGGTCGTGTTCTAAAAGCTGGTCAACTTCCTGAGATTTGGCCTGATATTCCAAGACATAACAACTTTAATAAATTTGTTGGGGAACTTATTTTAAATGATTCTAAATTTAGAACTGTAAATAACAAAATTAGTTTAAATCCTCATAACCCATATTGGATAAGATTACTAGAAAAACTCGATGCTGATGATTATAAACCACAAAGAATAACTGGTGCTAAAATCGAGAGAGATTTATCAAAGAAATTGAAAATAATGTTAGAAGGACATTGCACAAACAGCACTGTCCAAAGAGATAAACCTATTTGGAGTGGTGCTGGCGTGAAAGTGGATATTTATCATGAATTAAATGATGGGGGAATACATATTTATGAATTAAAAGCGGGAACAGCTGCTCCATTAGATGCTTACCAGTTATTAATGTATTGGGATGGTGTAGTAAAAGATGAAGGGAAAAGCCCTAAAGTTGCGAGACTAGTTGCAAAAGAAATCCCAAGATCTGTTGAGAACATAATTGTAGAAATAAATAAGAGAAAAGATAGTCTTGGAAACAATTACCAACTTGAGGGGAAAACAATTGAAGAATTAGGTTTATGA
- a CDS encoding PFL family protein, protein MLGSFSTKEILETIKMIQMEHLDIRTTTMGISLFDCITSDINSTCDKIYDKIMKYAGNLVTTVKQIEEEFGITVANKRISVTPVSLTGGVSITRDGFIKIAKTLDKACNEIGIDFLGGYSALVQKGTTNVEEEFIDSIPEALAVTEHICSSVNVASTRAGINMDAVKKMGHIIKEMAELTKDRGALANAKFVVFANAVEDNPFMAGAFHGVSEPECVINVGVSGPGVVNDVVKKAGDVDLGTLSEIIKKTVFKITRAGELIGREAARRLGVKFGILDLSLAPTPAEGDSVAEILKGIGLEQPGAPGTTAALAMLTDAVKKGGVMASSYVGGMSGAFIPVSEDAGMIEAVKLGALTLEKLEAMTAVCSVGLDMVAVPGDTPAETISGLIADEIAIGVVNGKTTAVRVIVPPGAKVGDEVQFGGLLGMAIVQDINKFSAKRFIDRGGRIPAPITSMRN, encoded by the coding sequence ATGTTAGGTAGTTTCAGTACAAAAGAAATACTTGAAACTATCAAGATGATTCAGATGGAGCATCTTGATATTAGAACAACCACAATGGGGATTTCCCTTTTTGATTGTATTACTTCGGACATAAACTCAACATGCGACAAAATCTATGACAAGATAATGAAGTACGCGGGAAATCTTGTTACAACGGTTAAGCAGATTGAGGAAGAATTTGGTATAACTGTCGCAAATAAAAGGATTTCAGTAACCCCTGTTTCACTTACAGGTGGTGTTTCAATTACAAGGGATGGATTTATAAAGATTGCCAAAACCCTTGATAAGGCTTGCAACGAGATAGGGATTGACTTTTTAGGTGGCTATTCTGCTTTGGTGCAAAAAGGGACCACAAATGTTGAGGAAGAGTTTATAGATTCAATTCCCGAAGCACTTGCCGTAACCGAGCATATTTGCTCTTCGGTGAATGTTGCATCCACAAGGGCTGGAATTAATATGGATGCTGTAAAGAAGATGGGGCATATTATAAAAGAGATGGCAGAGCTAACAAAAGACAGGGGTGCCCTTGCAAACGCAAAGTTTGTTGTTTTTGCAAATGCTGTTGAGGACAATCCATTTATGGCTGGTGCATTTCACGGAGTTTCTGAACCTGAATGTGTTATCAATGTTGGAGTTTCAGGGCCTGGTGTTGTAAACGATGTTGTAAAAAAGGCTGGTGATGTTGATTTAGGCACTCTGTCTGAAATTATAAAGAAAACTGTATTTAAGATAACAAGGGCTGGTGAGTTAATAGGAAGGGAAGCAGCAAGAAGGTTAGGAGTGAAATTTGGGATACTTGACCTTTCTTTAGCACCCACTCCCGCTGAGGGAGACTCTGTTGCAGAGATTTTAAAGGGAATTGGGTTGGAGCAACCTGGAGCGCCAGGTACAACTGCTGCTCTTGCAATGCTTACAGATGCTGTTAAAAAGGGTGGAGTTATGGCGTCTTCCTATGTTGGGGGGATGAGTGGAGCATTTATCCCTGTTTCTGAAGATGCTGGAATGATTGAGGCTGTAAAGTTGGGGGCTTTGACTTTAGAAAAACTTGAGGCAATGACAGCGGTCTGTTCTGTTGGTCTTGACATGGTTGCTGTTCCAGGCGATACCCCTGCTGAAACAATTTCAGGCTTAATTGCAGATGAAATAGCAATCGGTGTTGTTAACGGTAAAACAACAGCAGTGAGGGTAATTGTTCCCCCCGGGGCAAAGGTTGGAGATGAGGTGCAGTTTGGCGGGCTTTTAGGTATGGCAATTGTTCAGGATATAAATAAATTTTCCGCAAAAAGGTTTATTGATAGAGGCGGTAGAATCCCTGCACCGATAACAAGTATGAGAAATTAA
- a CDS encoding aldehyde dehydrogenase family protein, with product MLDSIFEKAEIAGSILEEYSQEEIDRVVEQIAKDGEANALRLGELAHNETGYGKPEDKKIKNILATKLLWDSIKNEKTVGIIKEDPVNKIIEVAAPVGIVAAVIPSTNPTSTTLYKAIISLKGRNPIIFSPHPAAKGCIKETVDLIRNSLKKVGAPEDAVQILENPTIELTKQMMSHPKTGVILATGGLGLVKAAYSSGKPAYGVGPGNVPVFIERTADVEKAVKDVIAGKTFDNGTVCASEQAIIADKPVAKQVVEELLKNNAYILKGDEMDKVAKVVVTEKFSANPKIVGKPATYIAQLAGVNVPDKTVALVAPLDGVGKEYPLSVEKLSPVLALYIEDGWEAACKRCIQLLKFGGLGHSLGIHTRNKEVLKQFALKKPASRIIVNSPTTHGAVGYSTNLMPSMTLGCGTLGNNITSENITAKHMINVKRVAFETNPVNKGRFSPSDFYFKDVKASTIESIIESKLGEIDKPVEKDYKDEVYDFVCEEDVKKAVRENRKILINDKTMITPLALDEGRKHNIFKKV from the coding sequence ATGCTTGATTCAATTTTTGAAAAGGCTGAAATTGCCGGCAGCATCCTTGAAGAATACTCTCAGGAAGAGATAGATAGGGTTGTTGAGCAAATTGCAAAAGATGGCGAGGCTAACGCATTAAGGCTTGGAGAGCTTGCCCACAATGAAACCGGCTATGGAAAGCCTGAAGACAAAAAGATAAAAAATATTTTAGCAACAAAGCTTTTGTGGGATTCAATTAAGAATGAAAAAACAGTGGGTATTATTAAAGAAGACCCTGTAAATAAGATTATAGAGGTGGCGGCACCTGTCGGGATTGTTGCTGCCGTAATTCCTTCAACAAACCCAACATCAACAACACTTTACAAGGCTATAATTTCTTTAAAGGGAAGAAACCCGATTATTTTCTCCCCCCATCCTGCTGCAAAGGGTTGTATAAAGGAGACTGTTGATTTAATAAGAAACTCTTTAAAAAAGGTTGGGGCACCGGAAGATGCTGTTCAAATCCTTGAAAACCCGACAATTGAGTTGACTAAGCAAATGATGTCCCATCCTAAAACAGGGGTTATTCTTGCAACTGGTGGATTGGGGCTTGTAAAGGCTGCGTACTCATCCGGTAAACCTGCTTACGGGGTTGGTCCTGGCAATGTCCCTGTTTTTATTGAAAGAACTGCCGATGTTGAAAAGGCTGTAAAAGATGTTATTGCAGGAAAAACTTTTGACAACGGCACTGTTTGTGCTTCTGAGCAGGCTATTATTGCAGACAAGCCTGTGGCAAAACAGGTTGTTGAGGAGTTGCTTAAAAATAATGCCTATATCTTGAAAGGCGATGAAATGGATAAGGTGGCAAAGGTTGTTGTTACTGAAAAGTTTTCAGCAAATCCAAAGATAGTTGGAAAACCTGCAACATACATTGCACAACTTGCCGGGGTAAATGTCCCAGATAAAACTGTTGCCCTTGTCGCTCCTTTAGATGGGGTTGGCAAAGAATATCCACTTTCAGTTGAAAAATTATCACCAGTGCTTGCTTTGTACATTGAAGACGGCTGGGAGGCAGCGTGCAAAAGGTGTATTCAACTGTTGAAGTTTGGCGGGCTGGGACATTCATTGGGTATCCATACAAGAAACAAAGAGGTTTTAAAGCAATTTGCTTTAAAGAAGCCTGCATCAAGGATTATTGTTAACTCTCCAACAACGCACGGTGCTGTTGGTTATTCAACAAACCTTATGCCGTCAATGACTTTAGGCTGCGGCACTTTAGGAAACAACATAACAAGCGAAAACATAACCGCAAAGCATATGATTAATGTTAAAAGGGTGGCCTTTGAAACTAACCCTGTGAACAAGGGAAGGTTTTCCCCTTCAGATTTTTACTTTAAGGATGTTAAAGCATCAACAATTGAAAGTATAATTGAAAGCAAGTTAGGTGAGATTGATAAACCTGTTGAAAAAGATTATAAAGATGAAGTTTACGATTTTGTATGTGAAGAGGATGTTAAAAAGGCTGTAAGGGAAAACAGAAAGATTTTGATTAACGATAAAACAATGATTACTCCCCTTGCTCTTGATGAGGGGAGAAAACACAATATTTTTAAGAAGGTATAA
- a CDS encoding MFS transporter, translating into MAKGKNNDRNYDPIAPGNDNTNPLEEIIQLPIDNEEIKEPTTTEKEATNPLREIIQPFIDFAKVPKVLWGVNISYLIEGMVYFGILTFMAIYFNDFFGLNDHQADLVVGFFTGGITLAMLFLGGMSDKIGIRKALLFSLIFMLIGRIIFTGVPYEMLFGKGSWVVLYYAALFGLFLVIIGYGMYQPAAYAAVKEFTDEKTATMGYAVLYAVMNLGGFLPGLISPRIRAWYRDFFIAKLKAAGIAVNPDVHYGMLGVFWFYVISTFLGIVVLLIYVNKKTIAKALEEKKQKELAQGKSEEQIEKERQENKPKKRSLKQYFLEHPLRDVKFAFFIFALIPVQTLFAHNWLTLPQYVDRAFGPTVKANMELFVNFNPILIFILTPLVAAITAKSDTMKMMILGTFVMALPTFFLAIGPNVYTLFAYIIVMSIGEAMWQPRFLQYAAELAPPGRTGEYMGIAQFPWFLTKIITALYAGWFLMHYCPVEGPKHTEQMWFYYGLIAITSPILLFLTRGWLRKEKEERDESILSTIIAIFIGIIVVAILIYMVKMLITILVTIPMSRI; encoded by the coding sequence TTGGCTAAAGGGAAAAACAATGATAGAAATTATGACCCAATTGCCCCTGGAAACGACAACACAAACCCATTAGAGGAGATTATCCAACTTCCTATTGACAATGAAGAAATTAAAGAACCAACTACCACAGAAAAAGAGGCAACAAACCCATTAAGAGAGATTATCCAGCCATTTATTGACTTTGCAAAAGTGCCAAAGGTTTTATGGGGAGTAAACATCTCATACCTGATTGAAGGTATGGTTTACTTCGGAATTTTGACCTTTATGGCAATTTACTTCAACGATTTTTTTGGTCTAAACGACCATCAGGCAGACCTTGTTGTTGGATTTTTCACAGGAGGCATTACCCTCGCAATGCTATTTTTAGGGGGAATGTCAGATAAAATCGGGATAAGAAAGGCGTTGCTTTTTTCCCTTATCTTTATGCTTATAGGCAGAATTATTTTTACAGGCGTGCCGTATGAAATGCTATTTGGTAAAGGCTCATGGGTGGTTTTATACTACGCTGCACTATTTGGGCTTTTCCTTGTTATTATTGGTTACGGAATGTATCAACCTGCCGCCTATGCTGCTGTAAAAGAGTTTACAGACGAAAAAACAGCAACAATGGGATATGCAGTCCTTTACGCAGTAATGAATTTAGGCGGTTTTCTGCCTGGCTTAATATCCCCGAGAATAAGAGCATGGTACAGGGATTTCTTCATTGCAAAACTAAAAGCAGCTGGAATTGCAGTTAACCCTGATGTGCATTACGGGATGTTAGGGGTTTTCTGGTTTTATGTTATTTCAACATTTTTAGGGATTGTTGTTTTATTGATTTATGTTAACAAAAAGACAATTGCAAAGGCATTAGAAGAAAAGAAACAAAAAGAGCTTGCTCAGGGCAAATCAGAAGAACAGATAGAAAAAGAAAGACAGGAAAACAAACCAAAGAAGAGAAGCTTAAAACAGTACTTTTTAGAACACCCATTAAGGGATGTAAAGTTTGCATTCTTTATTTTTGCATTAATCCCTGTTCAAACATTATTTGCCCACAACTGGCTAACACTTCCACAGTATGTTGACAGGGCATTCGGCCCAACAGTTAAGGCAAACATGGAACTCTTCGTAAACTTTAACCCGATACTTATTTTTATATTAACCCCGCTTGTTGCAGCAATTACCGCAAAATCTGACACAATGAAAATGATGATATTAGGCACCTTTGTAATGGCTTTGCCTACATTCTTCCTTGCAATAGGGCCAAATGTTTACACATTGTTTGCATACATTATTGTTATGTCAATAGGCGAGGCTATGTGGCAGCCGAGATTCTTGCAGTATGCGGCAGAATTAGCACCTCCCGGAAGGACAGGGGAATACATGGGGATTGCACAGTTTCCATGGTTTTTAACAAAAATTATTACAGCGCTATACGCAGGTTGGTTTCTCATGCATTACTGCCCTGTTGAAGGCCCAAAACACACTGAGCAGATGTGGTTTTACTATGGATTAATTGCAATCACATCCCCAATTCTTCTATTCCTCACAAGGGGATGGCTTAGAAAAGAAAAAGAGGAGAGAGACGAGTCTATCCTCTCCACAATTATTGCAATTTTTATTGGGATAATTGTTGTAGCAATTCTCATTTACATGGTAAAAATGTTAATAACCATACTTGTTACAATTCCTATGTCAAGAATATAA
- the ispF gene encoding 2-C-methyl-D-erythritol 2,4-cyclodiphosphate synthase: MDIRIGQGIDFHKFEYGRKLIIGGVQFDSPFGLKGHSDADVLLHAITDALLGAIGEKDIGFHFPDTNEEFKNVDSRIFLEKAISLARGKGFEISNIDATIICETPKINPFREKIEENIANILKIEKNRVNIKATTTEKMGFIGRKEGIAATAVVLLESVTNQ, from the coding sequence ATGGATATCAGAATAGGACAGGGAATAGACTTTCACAAATTTGAATACGGAAGAAAGCTAATAATAGGGGGAGTTCAGTTTGACTCCCCCTTTGGCTTAAAAGGCCATTCAGACGCAGATGTATTGCTTCACGCAATAACAGATGCACTTTTAGGGGCAATTGGCGAAAAAGACATTGGCTTCCACTTCCCCGATACTAATGAGGAATTCAAAAACGTAGATTCAAGGATTTTTCTTGAAAAAGCAATAAGCCTTGCAAGGGGAAAAGGGTTTGAAATATCAAACATAGACGCCACAATAATCTGCGAAACCCCAAAAATAAACCCATTCAGGGAAAAGATTGAAGAAAACATAGCAAACATACTCAAAATTGAAAAAAACAGGGTAAACATTAAAGCCACAACAACCGAAAAAATGGGCTTCATCGGCCGCAAAGAAGGGATTGCTGCAACCGCTGTTGTACTGCTGGAATCAGTAACTAATCAATAG
- a CDS encoding anti-sigma factor family protein produces the protein MDDKCKKIMECISDYLDGEATEELCKMVEKHLLECSECKCVFENLKNTVEMLHNLPEEEIPGNIEQSVLKKLKKILFK, from the coding sequence ATGGATGATAAATGCAAAAAGATAATGGAATGTATTTCAGATTACCTTGATGGAGAAGCAACTGAAGAACTTTGCAAAATGGTAGAAAAGCATTTGCTGGAATGTAGCGAGTGCAAGTGCGTTTTTGAAAATTTAAAGAATACTGTTGAGATGCTTCATAATCTTCCAGAAGAGGAGATTCCCGGTAATATAGAACAATCTGTATTAAAAAAACTTAAAAAAATTCTCTTTAAATAA
- a CDS encoding acyl-CoA dehydrogenase family protein — MFDFILTEEQKKLRDEAREFSKWVPKDLILAMDREEIQFPKEYLKEAGKRNLLGIRIPKEFGGRGLGWVENAIVAEEIGVPSYSLACLWGVGADIVCDAIVEFGCDELKEEVVKPLLKGEVYAAEGLTEPRGGSDFFGAKTYAVKDGDDWIINGSKRFIVGAEGADWFLVYAVTDRDNPDPHKRITAFMVPRTKGVETEYIYGLMGVRGGGAGRLKLDNVRVPERYALNGINGGYEVFKRMMIPERLGTAAMTIGSVRPAIEIATKYTSRRKAFGREIAKFEAVGFKVADSVMLLDAARGLVYSTALAIDSGNASPGRVRRMISESKKFVTEAAWEIANKCMQVMGGIGYTDIYPIERIVRDIRLSMIWVGTNEIMQLIIQHEWYKEFWQKVVKENVRNVEMDAANAHREDEKVFE, encoded by the coding sequence ATGTTTGATTTTATTTTAACCGAAGAGCAAAAAAAGTTAAGAGACGAGGCAAGGGAGTTTTCAAAGTGGGTGCCAAAGGATTTAATTCTTGCAATGGATAGAGAGGAGATACAGTTTCCCAAAGAGTACTTAAAAGAGGCGGGAAAGAGAAACCTTTTGGGGATAAGGATTCCTAAAGAGTTTGGCGGGAGGGGTTTAGGCTGGGTTGAAAATGCAATTGTTGCAGAAGAGATTGGGGTACCAAGTTATTCCCTTGCCTGTTTGTGGGGGGTGGGGGCAGACATTGTTTGTGATGCAATTGTTGAATTTGGGTGTGATGAATTAAAGGAAGAGGTTGTAAAACCTCTTTTAAAGGGGGAGGTTTACGCTGCAGAGGGGTTAACAGAACCGAGGGGTGGTTCAGATTTTTTTGGAGCGAAAACCTATGCTGTGAAAGACGGGGACGACTGGATAATAAACGGAAGTAAGAGGTTTATTGTGGGTGCTGAAGGGGCAGACTGGTTTTTGGTTTATGCGGTAACAGACAGGGATAATCCAGACCCGCACAAAAGGATAACAGCCTTTATGGTTCCAAGGACAAAGGGGGTTGAAACTGAATACATTTACGGGTTAATGGGTGTTAGAGGTGGTGGTGCAGGAAGGCTTAAACTTGATAATGTAAGAGTACCTGAAAGATATGCCTTAAATGGAATAAACGGCGGATACGAGGTTTTTAAAAGGATGATGATTCCGGAAAGGCTTGGTACTGCTGCAATGACAATCGGTTCTGTTAGGCCTGCAATAGAAATTGCAACTAAGTACACATCAAGGAGAAAGGCTTTCGGGAGAGAGATTGCAAAGTTTGAGGCTGTTGGGTTTAAGGTTGCAGATTCAGTAATGCTCCTTGATGCTGCAAGGGGGCTTGTTTACTCAACAGCGCTTGCAATAGATTCAGGTAATGCTTCCCCTGGAAGGGTAAGAAGGATGATTTCCGAAAGCAAGAAGTTTGTAACAGAAGCAGCCTGGGAGATTGCAAATAAGTGTATGCAGGTTATGGGGGGGATAGGTTACACAGATATTTATCCCATTGAAAGGATTGTGAGAGACATAAGGCTTTCAATGATATGGGTTGGTACAAACGAGATAATGCAATTAATTATTCAGCACGAATGGTACAAGGAATTCTGGCAAAAGGTTGTTAAAGAAAATGTGAGAAATGTTGAAATGGATGCGGCAAATGCCCACAGGGAAGACGAAAAGGTTTTTGAGTAA
- a CDS encoding DUF2726 domain-containing protein → MLLNLIVLAISGLIALLILIMVAKQIIKVLNKEGVFILKEQKLPYRKKKSVFTPAERSFYGVLKGVLEGHADIFAKIRVADILTPLSRLDKSEWQKAFNRISGKHFDFVICDKNTLEVLCVIELNDKSHKSAKRMERDDFLRKACESAGIPLLEINVREGYSPNEIRDILSNYVNLRETKVPEIPVEDVKLCPKCNSKMVIKVAKKGKNAGKKFWACSRFPECRYIEPID, encoded by the coding sequence ATGCTTTTAAATCTTATTGTGTTAGCGATAAGCGGATTAATTGCACTGTTGATTTTAATTATGGTAGCAAAGCAAATTATAAAGGTATTAAACAAAGAAGGTGTTTTTATTTTAAAAGAGCAAAAGTTGCCATACAGGAAAAAGAAAAGTGTTTTTACCCCTGCTGAAAGGTCTTTTTACGGGGTATTAAAAGGAGTACTGGAAGGACATGCGGATATATTTGCAAAAATCAGGGTTGCCGATATTTTAACTCCCCTTTCAAGGCTTGATAAAAGTGAATGGCAAAAGGCATTTAACAGAATTTCAGGGAAGCATTTTGATTTTGTTATATGTGATAAAAACACACTTGAAGTGTTGTGTGTTATTGAGTTAAACGACAAAAGCCATAAATCTGCAAAAAGAATGGAAAGAGACGATTTTTTAAGGAAAGCATGCGAAAGTGCAGGAATACCCTTGCTTGAAATAAATGTGAGGGAAGGGTATTCTCCAAATGAGATTAGAGACATCCTCTCAAATTATGTAAATTTAAGGGAAACAAAAGTGCCTGAAATTCCTGTTGAAGATGTTAAATTGTGCCCTAAATGTAATTCTAAAATGGTAATTAAAGTGGCAAAAAAAGGAAAAAATGCAGGAAAAAAATTCTGGGCATGCTCAAGATTCCCGGAATGCAGATATATTGAACCTATTGATTAG
- a CDS encoding ACT domain-containing protein, which yields MITVFGESKPGIVAGITSVLAENNVDITDIAQTLLGKNFAMIIIVDLSLCSKNFTELKEVLIKKGEELGVAVFSQHKELFKSMHRI from the coding sequence ATAATCACTGTTTTTGGTGAGAGTAAACCCGGGATTGTTGCAGGGATTACAAGTGTGTTGGCTGAAAACAATGTTGACATTACCGATATTGCCCAGACCCTTTTAGGTAAAAACTTTGCAATGATTATTATTGTTGACCTTTCCCTTTGCTCAAAAAACTTTACCGAGTTGAAAGAGGTTTTAATTAAAAAGGGCGAAGAATTAGGGGTTGCGGTATTTTCCCAGCATAAAGAACTTTTTAAATCAATGCATAGGATTTAA
- a CDS encoding RNA polymerase sigma factor → MKKSKFMTEQELITRLKSGDEEAFNLFFEKYKKTIYNFGLKFCGNREDASDILQETLLNAFKYIKNFKGESKLSTWLYKIASNACQKKKNSERNIVSFDELEDNHIHALNKHNENPHITFEKKEIERLIQKAILKLPEQYRIPLILKDIEGLNHQEMAEILDISVANAKVRLHRARLMLKAIVEKFLREGKNG, encoded by the coding sequence TTGAAGAAATCAAAATTTATGACAGAACAGGAACTTATAACAAGGCTTAAATCTGGAGATGAGGAAGCCTTTAATCTTTTTTTTGAAAAATACAAAAAGACTATTTACAACTTCGGTTTGAAGTTTTGCGGGAACAGGGAAGATGCATCTGACATATTGCAGGAAACACTTTTAAATGCTTTTAAATACATAAAGAATTTTAAAGGTGAATCAAAGCTTTCAACCTGGCTTTACAAAATTGCATCAAATGCCTGCCAGAAGAAAAAAAACTCTGAAAGAAATATTGTTTCATTTGATGAGTTAGAGGATAACCATATTCACGCATTGAATAAACATAATGAAAATCCCCATATAACTTTTGAAAAGAAAGAGATTGAAAGACTTATCCAGAAGGCTATTTTAAAACTTCCAGAGCAGTACAGAATCCCCCTGATTTTAAAAGATATTGAGGGATTAAATCATCAGGAGATGGCAGAAATTTTAGATATTTCTGTTGCAAACGCAAAGGTAAGATTGCACAGGGCAAGGTTAATGCTTAAAGCAATTGTAGAAAAATTTTTGCGGGAAGGCAAAAATGGATGA
- the eutM gene encoding ethanolamine utilization microcompartment protein EutM: MNREALGMVETKGLVGAIEAADAMVKAANVVLIGKEYIGGGYVTVMVRGDVGAVKASTDAGAAAARRVGELVSVHVIPRPHSDVEKILPGYQEKKAK; this comes from the coding sequence ATGAATAGAGAAGCGCTTGGAATGGTTGAAACCAAGGGGTTGGTAGGCGCAATAGAAGCCGCAGATGCTATGGTTAAGGCGGCAAATGTTGTTTTAATCGGAAAGGAATACATTGGCGGCGGTTATGTTACCGTTATGGTAAGAGGCGATGTAGGCGCTGTTAAGGCTTCAACAGATGCAGGGGCAGCCGCTGCAAGAAGAGTTGGTGAGCTTGTTTCTGTTCATGTTATTCCAAGACCTCATTCAGATGTTGAAAAGATTTTGCCGGGTTATCAGGAGAAAAAGGCAAAATAA